In the Hylaeus volcanicus isolate JK05 chromosome 1, UHH_iyHylVolc1.0_haploid, whole genome shotgun sequence genome, one interval contains:
- the LOC128874265 gene encoding homeobox protein Nkx-2.5-like has translation MLASSISGTPFSVRDILNEDQQLGIMDCYPAAHHQHPIQQQHMTQDYYNFIVQESQWEFEKFKEQSIQSYPHYSELNQPHQLNQVAPQYQEPPVTEDGNVVTSSKTELRKGQSGKRTKRKPRVLFSQTQVYELEQRFKQQRYLSAPERELLAQTLKLTSTQVKIWFQNRRYKNKRARIEGAEKLQVQNAKNQSLKISVPVLIKDRKLNLQESYNPPYWPNIRPELTVSMQSDFRTNEVRHPPEFRSSTGDARMNSSIVPEYKQEIGSDASGKSSLNGDLQHRQHVLAVPEYRNALSEDLRAGVLECQRQIKTEYKDDEVSPYSDMKCVPTDGKPIGGDGRSSMAVASTDYGFANYFGPANYQTQYVNYMEQVPMDQNLQRLW, from the exons ATGCTGGCCTCTTCGATCTCCGGAACACCGTTCAGCGTCCGCGACATTCTTAACGAAGATCAACAGCTAGGAATCATGGACTGCTACCCTGCCGCCCATCATCAGCACCCGATTCAACAGCAACACATGACGCAAGACTATTACAATTTCATCGTACAGGAAAGTCAGTGGGAATTCGAAAAGTTCAAAGAGCAATCGATCCAGTCCTATCCCCATTATTCAGAGCTGAACCAGCCTCATCAATTGAATCAAGTCGCTCCGCAGTATCAAGAGCCACCGGTTACGGAAGACG GTAACGTGGTTACTTCGAGCAAGACGGAACTGCGAAAAGGTCAATCGGGAAAGAGGACGAAGCGAAAGCCGAGGGTGTTGTTCTCCCAA accCAAGTCTACGAACTGGAACAACGATTCAAGCAGCAACGGTACCTAAGCGCGCCGGAAAGAGAACTGCTGGCGCAAACCCTGAAACTGACCAGCACTCAAGTAAAGATTTGGTTCCAGAACCGTCGGTACAAGAACAAACGAGCCAGAATCGAAGGTGCCGAGAAGCTGCAAGTCCAGAACGCGAAAAACCAATCCCTGAAGATCTCCGTGCCCGTTCTGATCAAGGACAGAAAGCTGAACCTGCAGGAATCGTATAACCCTCCTTATTGGCCCAACATCAGGCCAGAGCTGACGGTGTCGATGCAATCCGACTTTCGAACGAACGAGGTTCGACATCCCCCGGAATTCCGATCGAGCACCGGCGACGCGAGGATGAACTCGAGCATCGTTCCGGAGTACAAGCAAGAGATCGGCTCGGACGCGAGcggaaaatcgagtttgaacgGCGATCTGCAACACAGGCAACACGTGCTCGCCGTGCCCGAGTACAGGAACGCTCTGTCAGAGGATCTTCGCGCTGGCGTTCTCGAATGCCAAAGACAAATCAAAACGGAGTACAAAGACGACGAGGTGTCGCCGTATTCGGATATGAAATGCGTCCCGACGGATGGCAAACCGATCGGAGGCGACGGGAGATCGTCGATGGCCGTCGCGAGTACCGACTACGGTTTCGCCAACTACTTTGGCCCGGCCAATTACCAGACGCAGTACGTCAACTACATGGAACAGGTGCCGATGGATCAGAATCTGCAACGGTTATGGTAA